Genomic segment of Candidatus Bathyarchaeota archaeon:
GAATAATCTCGACCGCAGGGTTGGGCAAATCCACAAGGAAGAGACTCAAACCCAAAGTCCTTTTCGGAGCCCTTTCCAAAGGAGTCGTCCTGGTTATGAGCACCATTCCCTTAGCCCTATCAGCACCAGAAATAAACATCTTCTGACCGTTGATAACATACTCGTCACCCTCTTTAACAGCCATAGTTCTCGTGTTCAAAGTGTTCGTCCCAGCGTCGGGCTCGGTTAAAGCCAAACAAAACTCCGTACCCTTAGCGATTTTCGGCAGGTACTTCTCCTTTTGACTCTCATTACCATGCTTCACTATGGTTAATCCTCCGAAAACTGAGGTTAAACATAGAAACCATTCTCCAGCCAATCCACAACCCTCAGAGGTCAAAGTTTCCATGGCCAAAATCATCTCAAACATTCCCATCCCACTCCCACCGTACTTTTCAGGAATAAATATACCCGGAAAACCAGCCTCAACCAAAGTCTTCCAGAAATCCTCAGGAAACTCATGCTTCTTGTCCTTCTCCCTCCAATACTCCGGACCGAAATCTCGAGCAATATCAGAAGCCGCTTCAACAATCATTTTCTGTTCAACACTCAACTCAAAATTCAAAGCTTCTCCCAACCCGAGTTTTATGGCAAAAGTATCTTTGAGCTTAGAATATAAAGTCTTTTACGAAGAATAAGCATGCATGCAATGGTGGTGTGCGGGAGAAAACTCCACAAGCATTATTTTCTTTGGTCAGTAATATTTTAAAGTTCCAGCAGAACTCTTGATTAATGTTAGAAGGTGAGATGAGCCATGGCTTGGTTGAACTTGGGAGAGATCTTAGACATCCATGCTAAGAAGCATCCTATGAAATTAGCAGTCAAAGACTGGTGCGACAAGGTATGGACATATTCGGAACTAAACATTAGAACTAACAAACTGGCTAATGGCCTATTAAACATGGGTCTGCACAAGGGTGACCGTGTCGCAGTCATGCTTTATAACTGCGCCGAGTTCGTCGAGATTTACTGCGCCTTTGCCAAAGCTGGGCTGGTGGTTACGCCAGTTAGCTGGCGTTACGTTGAAAGGGAAATAGAATACGTTGTTGATAACTCAGACGCAAAAGCCATGATCGTCTATGAGGAGTTTGTTAGTGCAATTAATCAGCTTCGTCCGACATTTGATAAAATCGACAGCAAGAACTACATAGTTGTTGGTGAAACAACCCCTCAGGGCTACACAAATTTTGAGGACTTGATTACAAACTCCCCCGACCATAAGCCCGATGTAAAAGTTGACGGCAAGGATACATGGGTTCAAATTTACACTTCTGGCACTACAGGTTTTCCCAAGGGCGTTGTTCGATCCCACGAATCTTATGCCGCGTTTTTCTTAATCAACGCTGTGGAATTCGGTTTTTCAGAGAAGGATTATGGAATGATTATCATGCCTCTCTTCCATGTAAATTCAACCTTTTATGGACTTCTATTTCTCTATATCGGCGCCTCTCTATTCGTTGGCAGAGACAAAGGGTTCGATCCTGTTGAGTTACTGAGCATTGTAGACAGAGAGAAAATCACCTTTACCTCACTGATTCCAACCCACTACAGCCTCATTTTGGAAATTCCAGAAGAGAAACGTCAATGTTTCAACACAAGTTCGCTGCACAAGCTGTTATGCTCCTCTGCTCCTGCTAGAAGCAGGATAAAACGTGGAATCCTGGAATGTTTCCCCAGCGTTGAGCTATATGAGGGCTATGGCTCCACTGAAGCTGGGTTAGTCACCATACTCAAGCCTGAAGACCAGCTCAGAAAAATTGGATCAATGGGTAGAGAATGTCTGGGAGTAGATCTAGTCAAGCTTTTGGATGAGAATGGTCGCGAGGTTGGGATAGGAGAAATTGGCGAGCTCTATTCTAGGGGGCAAATGATGTTTGACGAGTATAACAAGATGCCTGAGAAGACTAAGACCTCATTTAGAGGCGAATTCTTCAGTGCTGGCGACTTGGTCAAGCGTGATGAGGAAGGCTATTATTACATTGTTGACCGCAAGGACAATATGGTCATTACAGGCGGTGAACATGTCTATCCCTCAGAGGTTGAAGAGATAATCTCTCAGCATCCGAAAGTTCGTGACATTGCTGTGGTAGGTCTTCCAGATGATAGGTGGGGTGAGGCTGTCACGGCGGTCGTTGTTTTAAGGGACGGTGAAAACGCAACCAGCGAAGAAATCGTTGGATGGTGTAGGGGCAAGATGGCTGGGTATAAAAAGCCTAAGAGAGTGGTATTCATTGACTATTCTGAAATGCCTAGGGCTGCAACAGGGAAGATTTTACATAGAAAACTTAGGGAACGCTTCGCTGAACCCATTTGATCTTTAATGTATTTTAAATGGTTACCGTTTTTAATGCATGTATGTAAATATAATGGTTGAAGCGGAGTTTTGCATGCATGCATGTTTGCAGGAGATATCTCAACTGTGTGAGAAGCAGGTTGAGGTGCATCAAGCTGTCATTTTAAGGGTTTTGTTGCTGAAACGTTGATGCTCGTGGTTGAGATTAGAGTCTCTTTTACTATCTCTTTTGATTCTTCGTCTAGTTCAGACACGCTTTTCAATTCTTGAGTATTTTTGTTGGAATTGGCAACGATGACTCTTGCGTTAGGGTCATTGACAATGTCTTCGAAGGAATATTGCGTTTCTTTTATGATCTTTACATCTTGAAACCCCGCTTGTTCTATTGCCTCTATGTATTTGTCTTTCATTATTGCCCCTTTGACGCAACTAGCTGGATGTGCTCTCTTCTTTATGGCTTCTGGTAGCTCCTTGAGCAAGACTATGTCTGAAACCATTAATCTTCCTCCAGGTTTTAACGCTCTGAATGCTTCTTTGAAAGCTCTCTTCTTCTTTGGTGAAAGGTTGATTACACAGTTTGAGATGATCACATCAGCAGTGTTGTCTGCAACAGGGAGATTTTCGATCTCCCCGAGTCTGAACTCCACGTTCCCATAGTTGCCTTTTCTAGCGTTTTCTTGTGCCTTATCTATCATTTCAGGTGTCATGTCCACACCGATGACTTTTCCTCTTTCTCCAACCTTTTTTGCTGCAAGGAAGCAGTCGACACCCGCACCTGATCCAAGATCAATGACCGTTTCGCCTTCTTCTAGGGATGCTAGTGCGACAGGATTTCCACATCCAAGACAAAGACTGGACCCTTCAGGAATAGATTTTAGCTCTTCTTCGGTGTAGCCCATTTTCGTGCTTAGTTCTTCGTACGTAGTAGGACTGCCACAGCATGAAGTTGTCGGGCTGCAACAAAGTCCCTCTTTGGCTATTTTGGCGTATCCTTCTCTCACATTTTTCCTTGTCTTCTCTTCTTCCAAAATCAATACCCCTTTCTTGTTTTCTTGTTGTCTCTATTCTTTGCCGAGTGCCCTTTTTGCTTGTCCCTTTAGTTCTCTGATCTTCTCCACTGTTGGCATTACCTTCCGAAATAGATCTTTGCGAGCTTGTATTCCCTCTTTGATAAAGAATGCTGCAGCTTCGGATCTACTCTTAAAAGCTTCAACCTCAACAAGAGCATCTATCTGTTTCAGGTCTTCGTCGTTCAGTCTTGTCATGACTACGTTACTTCTGCCCTGCATACATGCACCTATTTTCATGAGAACCTTTTCTTTGATCTTTTCTACATCCTCACCTTCTGGGCAACACGCCATCACCACAACCTTTTCGCTTTCTCTATGCTTCATTTCTTTCTTCTTTCCTTTTTCTTCACCCATTCATCTCACCCATTTTTTAGAGACTTGTATTCTGTAATTTGTAATACCGATATAAGATATATAAACGTTTCGTTACAAGTTGCATGTATTT
This window contains:
- a CDS encoding acyl-CoA dehydrogenase codes for the protein MNFELSVEQKMIVEAASDIARDFGPEYWREKDKKHEFPEDFWKTLVEAGFPGIFIPEKYGGSGMGMFEMILAMETLTSEGCGLAGEWFLCLTSVFGGLTIVKHGNESQKEKYLPKIAKGTEFCLALTEPDAGTNTLNTRTMAVKEGDEYVINGQKMFISGADRAKGMVLITRTTPLERAPKRTLGLSLFLVDLPNPAVEIIPIEKHGIHYSETDEVHIDDLRVPEENLLGERDKGWYLVLDTLNPERMSFSAAACGIGLLAIRKAVEYARERRVFGVPIGSHQAIQFPLAKAKAKIEAARLLNYRAAWLYDKGQRCGAEANMAKVAAVEAGTEAVYHAMQTFGGYGYAVEYDVERWWREVNLIRLAPVTHQMVLAFIGEHVLGLPKSY
- a CDS encoding long-chain fatty acid--CoA ligase yields the protein MAWLNLGEILDIHAKKHPMKLAVKDWCDKVWTYSELNIRTNKLANGLLNMGLHKGDRVAVMLYNCAEFVEIYCAFAKAGLVVTPVSWRYVEREIEYVVDNSDAKAMIVYEEFVSAINQLRPTFDKIDSKNYIVVGETTPQGYTNFEDLITNSPDHKPDVKVDGKDTWVQIYTSGTTGFPKGVVRSHESYAAFFLINAVEFGFSEKDYGMIIMPLFHVNSTFYGLLFLYIGASLFVGRDKGFDPVELLSIVDREKITFTSLIPTHYSLILEIPEEKRQCFNTSSLHKLLCSSAPARSRIKRGILECFPSVELYEGYGSTEAGLVTILKPEDQLRKIGSMGRECLGVDLVKLLDENGREVGIGEIGELYSRGQMMFDEYNKMPEKTKTSFRGEFFSAGDLVKRDEEGYYYIVDRKDNMVITGGEHVYPSEVEEIISQHPKVRDIAVVGLPDDRWGEAVTAVVVLRDGENATSEEIVGWCRGKMAGYKKPKRVVFIDYSEMPRAATGKILHRKLRERFAEPI
- the arsM gene encoding arsenite methyltransferase, translating into MEEEKTRKNVREGYAKIAKEGLCCSPTTSCCGSPTTYEELSTKMGYTEEELKSIPEGSSLCLGCGNPVALASLEEGETVIDLGSGAGVDCFLAAKKVGERGKVIGVDMTPEMIDKAQENARKGNYGNVEFRLGEIENLPVADNTADVIISNCVINLSPKKKRAFKEAFRALKPGGRLMVSDIVLLKELPEAIKKRAHPASCVKGAIMKDKYIEAIEQAGFQDVKIIKETQYSFEDIVNDPNARVIVANSNKNTQELKSVSELDEESKEIVKETLISTTSINVSATKPLK